The following coding sequences are from one Acidimicrobiales bacterium window:
- a CDS encoding MmcQ/YjbR family DNA-binding protein, with product MATWATVAAIGRDLPEVVEATSYGTPALKVRDRLVVRLHDDGEHLVVKVDPAERAALLAADPATFSVTPHYEAWPMVLVRLASVDDGELAELVTEAWRRSAPRRLVAGFDAERS from the coding sequence GTGGCGACCTGGGCGACGGTCGCCGCCATCGGGCGCGACCTGCCCGAGGTCGTCGAGGCCACGTCGTACGGCACGCCGGCGCTGAAGGTGCGCGACCGCCTGGTGGTCCGCCTCCACGACGACGGCGAGCACCTCGTCGTCAAGGTCGACCCGGCCGAGCGGGCGGCGCTGCTCGCCGCCGACCCGGCGACGTTCTCGGTCACCCCGCACTACGAGGCCTGGCCGATGGTGCTCGTGCGCCTGGCGTCGGTCGACGACGGCGAGCTGGCCGAGCTGGTCACCGAGGCCTGGCGCCGGTCGGCGCCCCGCCGCCTGGTGGCCGGCTTCGACGCCGAGCGCTCCTAG